In a single window of the Chondrocystis sp. NIES-4102 genome:
- a CDS encoding coenzyme F420 hydrogenase/dehydrogenase beta subunit domain protein, translated as MTLADHKKAKALKPGSRRPAKELCSECGLCDTYYIHYVKEACAFLNQQIAELETVAHGRSRDLNNQDDWYFGVNQEMMAARKQKPIEGAQWTGIVSAIAIEMLNRGMVEGVVCVQNTTEDRFQPLPVIATTPEEILAAKVNKPTLSPNLNVLEQIEQSGMKRLLVIGVGCQIQALRAVEKELGLEKLYVLGTPCVDNVSRAGLQKFLETTSRSPETVVHYEFMQDFRIHFKHQDGSIEKVPFFGLKTNQLKDVFAPSCMTCFDYVNSLADLVVGYMGAPFGWQWIVVRNDTGKQMLDLVRDQLDTQNVMSKGDRHQAVQQSIPAYDKGVTLPMWAAKMMGVVIERVGPKGLEYARFSIDSHFTRNYLYLKRNYPQKLEQHVPDYAKKIVEQYKLPE; from the coding sequence ATGACTCTTGCTGACCATAAAAAGGCAAAAGCTCTCAAACCAGGTAGTCGTCGTCCAGCTAAAGAACTTTGTAGTGAATGCGGACTTTGTGACACATACTATATTCACTATGTAAAAGAAGCCTGTGCATTTCTCAATCAACAAATTGCAGAATTAGAAACAGTTGCTCATGGACGTAGCCGTGACTTAAATAATCAAGATGATTGGTATTTTGGTGTCAATCAAGAAATGATGGCTGCCCGTAAGCAAAAGCCAATTGAAGGGGCGCAATGGACAGGAATTGTAAGCGCGATCGCCATAGAAATGTTGAATCGAGGTATGGTAGAAGGAGTTGTCTGTGTACAAAACACTACCGAAGATCGTTTTCAACCCTTACCAGTCATTGCTACTACTCCAGAAGAGATATTGGCAGCAAAAGTAAATAAACCTACTCTATCCCCTAATCTAAATGTTCTTGAGCAAATAGAGCAGTCGGGAATGAAACGACTGTTAGTTATCGGCGTTGGTTGTCAAATTCAAGCCTTAAGGGCAGTAGAGAAAGAATTGGGACTAGAAAAGCTCTACGTCTTAGGTACTCCCTGCGTTGATAATGTTAGTCGAGCAGGTTTACAGAAGTTTTTGGAAACTACTAGTAGATCTCCTGAAACTGTGGTGCATTATGAATTTATGCAGGACTTTCGTATTCATTTTAAACATCAAGATGGTTCTATTGAAAAAGTACCTTTTTTCGGATTAAAAACTAATCAATTAAAAGATGTTTTTGCCCCTTCCTGCATGACTTGTTTTGATTACGTGAATTCCTTAGCTGATTTAGTAGTTGGTTATATGGGTGCGCCCTTCGGTTGGCAGTGGATCGTTGTACGTAATGATACTGGCAAACAAATGCTAGATTTAGTTAGAGATCAATTAGACACTCAAAATGTTATGTCAAAAGGCGATCGGCATCAAGCAGTACAACAAAGTATACCTGCTTATGATAAAGGTGTAACTTTGCCTATGTGGGCTGCCAAAATGATGGGGGTGGTAATTGAACGAGTAGGGCCAAAAGGTTTAGAATATGCAAGATTTTCTATAGATTCGCATTTTACTCGTAATTATCTTTACTTGAAACGTAATTATCCTCAAAAGCTCGAGCAACACGTTCCTGATTATGCTAAAAAAATAGTAGAACAATATAAGTTGCCAGAATAG
- the psbA3_5 gene encoding photosystem II D1 protein gives MTTTLQQRETRGAWENFCSWVTSTNNRIYVGWFGVLMIPTLLAATTCFLIAFVAAPPVDIDGIREPVAGSLIYGNNIISGAVVPSSNAIGLHFYPIWEAASLDEWLYNGGPYQLIIFHFLIGVFCYMGRQWELSYRLGMRPWICVAYSAPVSAATAVFLIYPLGQGSFSDGMPLGISGTFNFMLVFQAEHNILMHPFHMLGVAGVFGGSLFSAMHGSLVTSSLVRETTETESQNYGYKFGQEEETYNIVAAHGYFGRLIFQYASFNNSRSLHFFLGAWPVIGIWFTAMGISTMAFNLNGFNFNQSIMDSQGRVVNTWADILNRANLGFEVMHERNAHNFPLDLASGETAPVALTAPAING, from the coding sequence ATGACAACTACATTACAGCAACGCGAAACACGCGGAGCATGGGAAAACTTCTGTAGTTGGGTAACAAGCACTAACAACCGCATTTATGTAGGTTGGTTCGGTGTGTTGATGATCCCAACACTACTAGCTGCGACAACTTGTTTCTTAATCGCCTTTGTAGCAGCACCTCCTGTAGACATCGACGGAATTCGTGAGCCTGTAGCAGGATCACTAATTTACGGCAACAACATTATTTCTGGTGCAGTAGTACCTTCCTCTAACGCAATTGGTTTACACTTCTACCCAATTTGGGAAGCAGCTTCTCTAGATGAGTGGTTGTATAACGGTGGCCCTTACCAATTGATTATTTTCCACTTCTTGATCGGTGTATTCTGTTACATGGGTCGTCAGTGGGAATTATCCTACCGTTTAGGAATGCGTCCTTGGATATGTGTAGCATATTCCGCGCCAGTATCAGCAGCAACAGCAGTATTCCTAATCTACCCATTAGGACAAGGAAGTTTTTCCGATGGAATGCCCCTAGGAATTAGCGGTACATTCAACTTCATGTTAGTGTTCCAAGCAGAACATAACATCTTAATGCACCCCTTCCACATGTTGGGAGTAGCAGGTGTATTCGGCGGTTCATTATTCTCCGCAATGCACGGATCTCTAGTAACTTCTTCCTTGGTACGTGAAACTACTGAGACTGAATCACAAAACTACGGTTACAAATTCGGACAAGAAGAAGAAACCTACAACATCGTAGCAGCACACGGATACTTTGGTCGTCTAATATTCCAATACGCATCTTTCAACAACTCGCGTAGTTTGCACTTCTTCTTGGGTGCATGGCCTGTTATCGGAATCTGGTTTACAGCAATGGGTATTTCAACCATGGCGTTTAACCTTAACGGATTCAACTTCAACCAGTCTATTATGGACAGTCAAGGACGTGTAGTAAACACTTGGGCAGACATTCTCAACAGAGCTAACCTCGGTTTTGAAGTAATGCACGAGCGTAACGCACACAACTTCCCATTAGACTTAGCAAGTGGCGAAACAGCACCTGTAGCATTGACTGCTCCTGCTATCAATGGTTAA